The Lactuca sativa cultivar Salinas chromosome 2, Lsat_Salinas_v11, whole genome shotgun sequence genome includes the window AAAACGTCCAGGACATGATCATCAGAACCAGCATTGACAATCTTTTCCCACTCTGAACTTGAAAAGTATGATGAGAAATTGCGAATGAACTCTGAAACCGTTTCTTTTCCAGGATTGACGCAACATACAATGTCTAAACCCACAAGGCAAATGGGTTCAGAGGCTATCGCCACATAGTCACCATGATGAGATACATTAAAGTTGaaatttggaaattttatactGTTCTTATGGCTTTCCTAGAAGAGAGAAGCAAGGACATGATCATACATGACATAGTGATCAGAGTCAGAGGCACAAAAGCATAAGAAGAATGTGAAGTTTCAGTCCAATTCAAACAAATACCAGATAAGGCTTGCCTTCAGGAGTTCGATGGATGATAATCTCTTCAAATGGAATCTCTAGAACCTCATGTACAAGTGCATACTGCAACAGCCGGCTCACAAGTGCCCTCTTTTGGTCTTCAGTTTTCATAAACCTAATTAATTTCACCCCACCAACAAAGATTCAACTACCAAAGGTTTCAATTTGCGAAGTCGAATTCAATTATAACAGTAATATCGGTCTTACCTGGTGATAGAGGAGTGTTGTTCTTGAGGTAAAACAGACATGGCGATGGAGAATTCATTGGGTGTGGGGTTCCACTGTGATATGTTGACCAACCATCTCTTCACACCCTTTTCCATCTCCATTTCCATGGCATTTCACGGAAGCAGAAGATGGGGGCATGATTGTAATTAACAGGGCCTGGGGTAAGGGGTTGGGGGTCAGATAACAACTCTGAGTAAAGTTGGCGTGGGTTAACTGTAACTTTTGCATAAATCAAATTGGGAAAAAAGCAAACACAAAAAGCCAAATTCGTCCGGCACAGACACAGCAAGGCCGCAACTCCCTCCCACCGCTCCCGGCCGGTTGCTCCTCCGCTCACCAAGTACGTATTCGCTCAACTTTCTCTGTGTATTCATCACAAATTTCCTGTCAACTAATCAATTATCACACAGACACATGCGCTCAGGGGTTATTCGCAAGTTCTAATTTTGTTGAACGCCATGTGTAtttcttgatttgattatgatgacaaaaagctCATCTCAGATCAATCACATTGTGTGTTTTGCTTTATGTCTATATTAATAAACAAGTTTGATTTCCACTAGAACATCGTGTATAAACAGTACATTGAAATATTATATATGTCAGTTTTTGTATGTCAAAGGTACTCCTTCGAAGCTCTTTTTTCTTTATATTGGTCGATTGTTTGAACTGATAGTGTTTGTATATGAAGAAGGATAAACAACAGCTGTATTGTTTGTTAAGTAATGTCTATATTGATTGTTTTTTGTGGTTGCAGAATGCAGATGGATTTTGCTTGATGGTGATCTTGATTCTCGATTTGTGTTTTAATTAGAAAAATGGTAACTGCAAGTTTTGTGTGGAATGTGTGTAAATCGTCGTTGACATTTGGGTTAATAGGTCTCACCATATCAGACCGTGTTGCTAGTATTGTCCCTGTAAGGGGATTCTCTATGTCACCCACATTCAATCCTGACAAGACCACTTATTTGGGATTGTTTACTGGTAGGTTTCTAATTAATCTAGAGAAAACCTACACACTACTCACTACACAGTTTGGTTGTGCTAGTTTGATTAACTCAGTTTATTAATGGTTTTCGTCTGCAGATGATCATGTCTTGGTGGAGAAACGTTGCCTCACGGATTACAAGTTCTCACATGGTGATGTTGTAGTTTTCTGGTATAGTAACAACTTATTTTTTACTTCCATTACTGTCTTATATATAAAGTTTTCCATGTGCTACGAATATGATCCACACAAAGAAATTTTGGTAGTTGATTAATATGAATGTGATTATTTTGTTTGGTGATGTTGATTCTGATGGAGTGATGAGATGTTTTTGCAGCTCACCAAGTAGTTACAAGGAGAAACACATGATAAAACGTATAACCGGCATGCCAGGTGACTGGATCAGTCTTCCATACTCATATGATGCTGTCAAGGTTCCTGAAGGCCATTGTTGGGTTGAAGGAGACAATCCCACCAACAGCCTGGACTCCAGATCATTTGGCCCCGTATGTACTTCTTAtaggggtgtcaatttatgacacgacacgacaaaaatacacaaaattgggacgaaatcaaaattcgaattcgttttcgtgtcgtgttcgtgtcaagtataaaaaacacgatgtcgagTTCGTGTTTACAAAtccacacgaaattgacacgaagAAGTCTTCTTATGCCCTAAACATGAAAACTACTGTAAAATGTTACTAAATATTGATTTTTGTTTACAGATTCCACTGGGGTTAATTCGTGGAAGGGTTACACACATTCTTTGGCCACCTCAAAGAGTTGGCAAAATTGATCACAGAAGCTTTCCTCAAGGTGGATTTGCCTTCTAAGCTCAGTATTCATCATACTTAAAGAGTGAGTGTGTGTAGCATAGTGAGATTCGTGTGCGTGTGTGTGCTTTTTTACCATAAAAGTATATTGTAGACACATATTTTTATAAGGTTTCAACCACAAACTTCTAACCACAGTTTTCATTTCCAGAGGTGATTTTTCCAATTATGAAATTGATTCATAACTGACAACACCCTTGCAACTATTATACAAGTCAGTGAAACTTATATTTAATGTGTGAAAGAATCACCTCCCTTTTATAAACAGTTGAATATATTTTCAATGATAAGGTAttgattcattttatttttatgcaTGGCCTTCCTTACAACTTACAAATGTCATACCCATATGAAGATATTCTTCGTTAATGTACCCTAAACTTAATGATATATTAGTAAGCGAATATTACTATTGAATAATACTTATTTTGCCATTAAACCATGTCTTGTGTCGTTTCTCCAATATGATGGATGCAATGTACACGTTTTGGGAAACATAAATATTGTCATCTTCTCATTGTTTTGTATAAAATTACAAATTTTCCTAAAttaattaagattgaacaaaatGATAGAATGGACATGATTACTAAAGCATAGCTATATTATTGATAAAGTAATTTAACTTCCGGTATGATTTAAATGTAATGTTTGGTATATGGAAAGAACGTTAGGTAATTAACATTTTTTCCCggaaaaacttttttttaaaaaaaaaaacttatatttgacaaaaaaaacattttaaccaACTTTTTCATTTACCCTTATaatttgtttctttttctttatgATATTGTTTATGACGTTCCTAGTGGTTTTCAACATTAAAATCCGAAGGAAATATTAGATTGTTTTCGGGACAAAGAGAAAATATGATATTTACAATTTTGTTGGCAATACATATAAAAATTGACAAATTAAATATTCTTCTACCTATCTTCCTACCCCATGGCCACTATGCCCAAGGAGTCCAACAAATGGAAGGTGTACGTTTGGAGAAAATACAAGAATAGCCTCGTGTAAGGCCAAGATGAAGAGAAGTACTTATGATAGGTGAGAGGGAAGGAATAATACGTAGTTTGAAAGATAACATGGAGGATCATTCtgtttttcatcttcattttTATTTCGAATTTCGCCTTATAACATGGGCACCAATTGTTTCACCATTTGGAAATTCTTGTTTGATGTTTGAGATCGCCTCTTATAATTGTTACTTCTTTGTCGGTGACATTTAATTGTTACTTCAAATATTCAAATCCAATGTTTTCcacattaaaaataataatttaaaaaaaaaaaaaaaaaaaaaaaaaaaacttatactaTAATTTTCTTACCTTCTACTTCCAAAAGTAGTTGATGCTATTTTATAGTTTCCATAGCCATAGCtatcattttcaaaaatattcGTTTTAAAGGAACCCAAAAACCATCAACTTCAAACTTTAGTTTGGTGAATACCACTGGTTTTAAATTGGGTGTACTACTGTCTACCTCATAATGCCCAAAACAGAATCAACAAAACTTGGCAATAAGTTTCACCTTTTTCTAACAGAAAAAAAAAGGAAGTGAAGAACGTATACGTCTCATCCATCTCTTTAAAGATATATATAATCCTACTTTGTTTCATTCAAGATTCTCTTTTGTATTTCATGTGTATCTTATTCTCAGGTACCAATGTGGCACAAACAGTAAGAGTCTAGGAATACATATACTTATTCAGGCTTTCTACATGTAATAATCGAGAATTTAATCACACCCTTGTTGAATCCTTCAATCATCAATGGCATCACTAATGCCCCTCTTATGGTCTTCCATCCTACTCAAATCAATTCCAATATTCATTTTTCTCATCACCAAAGAGCAACAGTATAAAgggtaaaaaataaaaaataaaaagtaaaagcCAATTAATTACCACTTTGTAGCAATGAAGTTAGACCTTCCCATGTCAATGCAGACCTTATCACAGCTGGCCAAAATGGGGCAACATTCTCCGACCAGTCAGCTGATTTTATATCCTGACAATACTcaaaaatattatatgaattttcaattttgatccaaaaaccatGTATTGGAAAACTGTATATATTTTTACCTGAAGTGAAAGGGATTCCAATAACTTTACATAATCAGAAGTAGAACACCAAGCAGGAAGATAGAATGCATCACAAATCTTGTCCAAAAGCCTTTTTTCCTCTGGTCGTAGGGATTCTTCACCAGGGGAAAGGTCCCTGTGGCACCATGTCACTATAATTATGGTGCCACCTGGCGCAGCTACACGAGCCAGCTCACTAACAAACTGTCAAATTGTCAGCATAAAGAGATTCAGAACACAACAAAACGCATGGGACTCCAAATTTATGGGGTGAAGTCAACAGAACCTTTAGTTTGTCAGGCATATGCTCTCCACTCTCCATTGACCAAACCAGGTCAAACTTTCCATCAGGAAATGGCTGGTTTAAAGCATCTGCAACTTCAAATGAGACCTGTTTATTGTTCATAGATTGTCAACTGTCAAGTTTAGTTCATTCGATagaatatacatatgtatgaagAAGATGTCGGGTAGtttgtttgttgattttttttttcaaaaaaaagtgtaaaaattgatACCTTGTTGGCCAATCCTTGGGCAGCAGCAAGATCATTGGCTCTCTTGGCTTGTACAGGGCTGAGGGTGATGCCATAACATTCTGCCCCGTATTTTCTTGATATGTACCTTGAGCTACCTCCAATGCCACATCCAACATCAACTATGCTCTTAGGTTTCTTTTGGGAGTCCTCTATAAGAAAAATTGTTCATCATGTATGGTGAAAATTGAAAACATATACATAGCTTCGAGGGAAATACCAATTGATCATATTGACATTAACATGATCCTTTACTTGAAATCTTTCAATTGGATTCTTTGAAAACATATTGATGAACTAATTACCAAGGGGATGAACACATTCATTGTCAACAAACTTCATATACGAAAGAAGCTTTGAAATAAGAAAAGAAGGGGGAGTCTGAGGGAGAATAACAAGGCTGGTAACAATGAGAAAGAAACTGATAATCTCAAAAAATAAGTTGGACATTCATTTCGTTCATGGATGATCTGAGTGCCATTAAATTGAATTAAAAGAGTACGTATTGAAAATTAACATTGATAAACTGCAACAAGAAGTCTAAATATATGTGTGTATTTTGAACAGAATCGAATTAAGGAGTACAAACTGAGAACGGATTCGAAATTCGAGGACGCTAGGATTGAAATGAAAGATGCAATGGAAAATCAAACGAACAGAATCAAAATTAATTCAAAACGAGAGCGTAGTAAAGTAGTTGGTTAGATAAACACCAACCAAGGGATTCCTCCGGTGAAGGATTAAATGGAAGCTCAAGTAGTCGACATGCTGCACCCAAACACTCATGGCTTATTCTTGGAACTGTGCTATTGAGCCAGGCGTTTTACATGCAACTCGTCGACTAATTGGTGAAAGTGCGAGATACCATGatttaataaagaaaaaaaaaagtacgaTAAATACCAGGAACAGAGGCAAATTGGAGTGCTTGTTCAATCATACGGATCTGAGCAGATCGGTGGTCGGAGATCTGTACGACAGTGTCGGGGTCGTAGAAGCCGTGATGCATGTGTTCTCCCCATATATTCTCCCAAACTCCAGATGATTCGTCGTAAAACTCCGCTATCCCTTTCTTCAACCGCTGGTCATCCGCCGTCGCAACTGCCATTCCACCCTTGGCACTAATAGCTCCTCCTCTAAGCTGCTGACACGGCTGCTGTTTACTCGCGCTGAAGAGACTCGATTGGCGCGTGACGGCGGTGGTAAGGAGAGCCGATGTGCACGCGCCGTACAACGCTCTCATTCTGTAGATTCTATCTGAAACCCGTCGTCCGTACAACCACGTAGCAGAAGGTGGGGTTGTAGTTGGGCATGGCTTCGGCTTTTACTTGTGGGAAAATACTCTCCGCTTCATGTGAGATACGTGGCCATCAATTTGTACACCAAAAAACAATATTTACGTGTACTTGTGAAaagtattattatttaattagacaattggtatgcaaaattttggggttttagtctaaaccacgagttttttggaaccatagtccttttggagtggtttctatgtggttttggtccctggaCTTAACTCCCGTTAAGTTGGAACTGTTAAGCCCCCTCACGTGCCTCACACGTGAGGGTAATTTCGTCATTTCAtgtcagggaccatttttgcataaacGGTTTTTTGGATTAATTCCTTTTAAATACCCCCACTTCCTGCGATCTTCTTCCCCAACGTCTCTTTTCTTCTACCCTTCTTCTTCTTGAGCTCTGCTACAACAAAAATGGTGCTATGTTTTTGTGGAAAAGTTGTTGTGGTGAAAACGTCTTGGACCCCTCTGAATCCAGGAAGGAGATTTTTTGCATGCCCTATGAATGATTCCGTTTGTGGGTTTATTGGGTGGCTTGATCCCCCAATGTGTGCTAGGTCTAAAGCCATCATACCTGGTCTGCTAAGAAATTTGAATTCAGTGCAGGAACGGTGCAATGAGTTGGTTAGAGGTATGAACATGCTACAGGATCAATGCAATGGACTGATATGCAAGAACAACATTTTGGTGGCAAATGTTAGAGCATTGAAGGATGATAATTTGAAGCTGAAAATGTACATGTTTGGAAGTTGGTTTTTCTTTGTGATTGTATTCTTTTATATTTGGTTTGTGTAGGGGTATACTCTGAAGGGTGTTTTGGtcatttttttgtaattttatgtGATCAAGTTTGTAGTGACTTATGATGATAATGATATATGTACAATTTTATGATGCAAGTGTAATGAATGTTTTACCAAAATGGTATGAATGTATAAGAATTAACATATGAATAGAAATGGTATGAATGTGTtaccaaaatatatatattagaaccaATTGTACATAACCAAAATGCATATTTCATTAAGATTTGTAATATAACAACCAAAGTTTCTAAACATAACAACCAAAGATTCTAAACATTACCAAAAGGGACACATTACCATACCTAAGATAACAACCAAGTTTTCATAACAACCAACCAAAAATTATCAACAAAATATTGTAAATATAACAACCAAGTTTTCATAACCAACCAAAATCACAAAAAACTCCATGCATGCATGACACATTACTTCTTGGATTGATTCCCACCTTGCCCTTTACAGGTCCTAGAGTTGTGTCCCTTGTTCTTGCATTTGCTACAAGTAACACTGATATGCTTCCTTGATAGCTTCTGCACTCCATCATTTGTTGGTTTTTGGGAACCTCCTTCTTGTGCAGCATTCACTCCATCACCTTGACTTGCCTTCTGCTTTTTGCTTAACCTTTCACCCTCACTTTGTCTTCTCTTTTTCTTAGGCCTTCCCACCTGAGTGCGATGTGGAGGAGGGGTTAGCTTTGTGGGACATTCACTTTTGGGCCAcatggatctacccttaattGGCTCCACCTTAAAAGAATAAGCCTTTTTCCATGTCTCTAGAAAATACACCTTGTGAACCCATTTGTAAATGTCAAGCTCAGCCTCTGGGTCTTTACTCATCTCATTCAGagttgcaattgcatgtctacaTGGAATTCCAATTAATTCCCATTTTCTGCAAGTGCATGTTTTGTTCCTAACATCAACCACATGTTGATCCTGCAAAGCTCCTGTGACTTGATACTTGTCTCCCCCATTCCACCTAGCAATGTATTGTGAAGCAACTGTTTTTCTTGCAGTTAGGATGTCTGTTGTTGTGGGTGTTAGTGGACCTGTAGCCTTTTTCATTTCCTTCATGACATTGCATATCCTCTTTATTAGATACTCCCTTATGAATTCTAAACATCCAATGACAGGTTTATCCCTTCCTTTCTCTATCTTCccattaaacacttcacacatgttTGATATCAACACATCAGAAACTGCTCTTCCTGTGTGTAAATTaccattaaaaaacatttaatacaATTCACATACAAGTAAAACAGTTCACTAAGTGAAAGACATAAGGATCAAATTGGAATATATAGATTTACCTGAAAAATGACTCCTTGCCCAATGTTTAGGAGGAATTTGCTTCAACCATTCACATGCCTCCTTATCATACTGACTAAACTCCTTCATCAAATGTTCAAACTCAGGAATGGTGGTAGCTGATGCACACCTCCATAAGTGGTCCCTGTACTCTGTTTGCCTCCATCTTTTCCTCATATTGTCATGAATATGTCTGATACAATATCTATGCTTAGCATTGGGAAAAATTTGTTCAACTGCAGTATGTAAACCCTGCAAAAATTAATTGTCAATCATTAGAATTAActtacaaccacactttaaatgaccAAATGTATAAAAACTACTTCCAACTTTACCTTTTGCCTGTCACTTATGAAAGTAAAATTTGAGTTTCTTCCAAGGTCCAAGTCATCCCTAAGGTTATCTAAAAACCATTTCCAGCTTTCTGTGTTTTCAGACTCAACAATCCCATATGCTAATGGGTAAATTCCATTATTGGAATCAAGACCAACTGCTGAAAGGACTTGCCCAGGGAATGGTCCTTTCATGAAGGCACCATCAAAACCTaataagtccctaaggcatgCCTTGAACCCTTTTTTCAGTGGACCCAAGCACACATAAATTCTTCTAAACTGCCTAGTTGGGGAATCAGGGTTAGGCTCAGAACATACATCTATTTTCACTGTGGTGTCTGGGTTGGTGGCTTGAAGTTCGAGAACATAGTCCCTCAACAGTTCATACTGCTTTGTGTAGTCACCAGTTATATGCTTTCTTGCCTTATCCTTTGCCCTGAACACCTTGTCCATACTAACACCCACTTGGTAGGTCTTTTGAAAGTGATCTTGTATGGCTCTCAAAGGTATATCTGGATTCGCCTCAACTTGATCAAAGATTTTCTTGCTGATTAAAGAAGCAGTACAAGCCCTGAGTTTCCTTGTTTGCAAACATGTGTGAGTTTGGTTTAAGGTCCTTATAAACCAGTCGGATTCAGGATTTGACCTAGATGCATGAATGTACCAACCACATGTTACTTTTTGTGTCTTTAATTCTTTACCCTTTCTTTTTGAAGTGGTAGCTTGACTACCCACTTGGCCTTTATTGGTGACAGGTACAACACCTCTACACTGTGCCCTAAGCCTTACATtgtcattttttttaaagaaaagatTCCTTCTTGATTCTAGTGCATGCAGATCAATTGCCTCCTTTAATTCTTTTTTACTATTAAATTTATCTCCAACTGAAAAAGATTGTTTATGTACTACCCCAAGACTGCAccttttttcttttctcaaattCTTGATAAGAGCTCTTCTCTCTCTGTCTTGGTCGGATCCTTCATCCAAAGATTCAAATTCCTCATTGTTAATCACTTCCATATCTTCAGGTTCATTCCCATGAACAACATTTATACAAGAACCTTCCACATCACTTTCAACATTGAGAGTGAAATCTCCCATGTCCACATCCACATCCTGTATATTGTTGTCAACATCCATTATGTCATCCATATGATCTTCATCTTCTATTTGTCTCTCATCTTCTTCATACTCTGGATCACTATTTTCAGATTCATCATACTCTTCAAAATTTGGATCACTTTCTTGAGATTCATCATCCTCTTCATACTCTTGATTACCCTCTTCAGATTCTCCATCCCCTTCATACTCTGCATTATCATCATCACTCCCAATCAAATTTTCCATAAGGTTATCAAATAACTCATTCAATTGTTCATCAGCATTATTAACAGGGGGGTGTTGTAGCCTTCTTCATCAAAAGTTGATGCCTCTTGAACAACATTTGCAGCCTCCCTAACACCATCCATCTCATCAATATGAACACAAGTTGCTGCCTCCTGAACATTAGTTGAACCATCCAGATCATCATTC containing:
- the LOC111916272 gene encoding probable tocopherol O-methyltransferase, chloroplastic, encoding MRALYGACTSALLTTAVTRQSSLFSASKQQPCQQLRGGAISAKGGMAVATADDQRLKKGIAEFYDESSGVWENIWGEHMHHGFYDPDTVVQISDHRSAQIRMIEQALQFASVPEDSQKKPKSIVDVGCGIGGSSRYISRKYGAECYGITLSPVQAKRANDLAAAQGLANKVSFEVADALNQPFPDGKFDLVWSMESGEHMPDKLKFVSELARVAAPGGTIIIVTWCHRDLSPGEESLRPEEKRLLDKICDAFYLPAWCSTSDYVKLLESLSLQDIKSADWSENVAPFWPAVIRSALTWEGLTSLLQSGWKTIRGALVMPLMIEGFNKGVIKFSIITCRKPE
- the LOC111916271 gene encoding uncharacterized protein LOC111916271, producing MVTASFVWNVCKSSLTFGLIGLTISDRVASIVPVRGFSMSPTFNPDKTTYLGLFTDDHVLVEKRCLTDYKFSHGDVVVFCSPSSYKEKHMIKRITGMPGDWISLPYSYDAVKVPEGHCWVEGDNPTNSLDSRSFGPIPLGLIRGRVTHILWPPQRVGKIDHRSFPQGGFAF
- the LOC111916270 gene encoding uncharacterized protein LOC111916270 isoform X1, coding for MEMEMEKGVKRWLVNISQWNPTPNEFSIAMSVLPQEQHSSITRFMKTEDQKRALVSRLLQYALVHEVLEIPFEEIIIHRTPEGKPYLESHKNSIKFPNFNFNVSHHGDYVAIASEPICLVGLDIVCCVNPGKETVSEFIRNFSSYFSSSEWEKIVNAGSDDHVLDVFFRNWCLKEAFVKALGTGVGYKLDYVEFQHKDWADIYVKVDGDTLKDWNFWLFELQGRHRVAVARGNPRMASESYKKTLKQTHFDNDLYKLGFHLPNPRFLTRTVEELCALFHLCSYKTSF
- the LOC111916274 gene encoding uncharacterized protein LOC111916274, with amino-acid sequence MRKRWRQTEYRDHLWRCASATTIPEFEHLMKEFSQYDKEACEWLKQIPPKHWARSHFSGRAVSDVLISNMCEVFNGKIEKGRDKPVIGCLEFIREYLIKRICNVMKEMKKATGPLTPTTTDILTARKTVASQYIARWNGGDKYQVTGALQDQHVVDVRNKTCTCRKWELIGIPCRHAIATLNEMSKDPEAELDIYKWVHKVYFLETWKKAYSFKVEPIKGRSMWPKSECPTKLTPPPHRTQVGRPKKKRRQSEGERLSKKQKASQGDGVNAAQEGGSQKPTNDGVQKLSRKHISVTCSKCKNKGHNSRTCKGQGGNQSKK
- the LOC128132454 gene encoding uncharacterized protein LOC128132454; this translates as MENLIGSDDDNAEYEGDGESEEGNQEYEEDDESQESDPNFEEYDESENSDPEYEEDERQIEDEDHMDDIMDVDNNIQDVDVDMGDFTLNVESDVEGSCINVVHGNEPEDMEVINNEEFESLDEGSDQDRERRALIKNLRKEKRCSLGVVHKQSFSVGDKFNSKKELKEAIDLHALESRRNLFFKKNDNVRLRAQCRGVVPVTNKGQVGSQATTSKRKGKELKTQKVTCGWYIHASRSNPESDWFIRTLNQTHTCLQTRKLRACTASLISKKIFDQVEANPDIPLRAIQDHFQKTYQVGVSMDKVFRAKDKARKHITGDYTKQYELLRDYVLELQATNPDTTVKIDVCSEPNPDSPTRQFRRIYVCLGPLKKGFKACLRDLLGFDGAFMKGPFPGQVLSAVGLDSNNGIYPLAYGIVESENTESWKWFLDNLRDDLDLGRNSNFTFISDRQKVKLEVVFIHLVI
- the LOC111916270 gene encoding uncharacterized protein LOC111916270 isoform X2, translated to MEMEMEKGVKRWLVNISQWNPTPNEFSIAMSVLPQEQHSSITRFMKTEDQKRALVSRLLQYALVHEVLEIPFEEIIIHRTPEDIVCCVNPGKETVSEFIRNFSSYFSSSEWEKIVNAGSDDHVLDVFFRNWCLKEAFVKALGTGVGYKLDYVEFQHKDWADIYVKVDGDTLKDWNFWLFELQGRHRVAVARGNPRMASESYKKTLKQTHFDNDLYKLGFHLPNPRFLTRTVEELCALFHLCSYKTSF